The Pseudosulfitobacter pseudonitzschiae genome includes a region encoding these proteins:
- a CDS encoding molybdopterin molybdotransferase MoeA produces MIPVSQALDHLFALVRPLPVETVPLRRAHGRVLAETVTARRNQPPFAASAMDGYAVKSTEVETDALFKVIGESAAGHGFDGTVGAGQAVRIFTGAPVPQGADFVVIQEDVTRRGTLITLNHNLGTANNIRPAGTDFTHGTPMPAPRRLSAGDVALLAAMNVAQVPVSRAPVVALISTGDELVMPGEIPDDDQIIVSNTFGLAALLEDLGAVPRILPIARDTKPALTQVLELSAGADLVVTIGGASVGDHDLVGEVAAQMGMQQSFYKVAMRPGKPLMAGSLNGTPMIGLPGNPVSAMVCGTVFLAPVIRAMQGLQAAPAPRRQMPLSTPLEANGPREHYMRAVTDAAGVSDAGRQDSSLLSVLANANALIVRPPDDPARAVGDLVDVIDI; encoded by the coding sequence ATGATACCGGTTTCGCAAGCTCTTGACCATCTGTTTGCCCTAGTCCGCCCATTGCCGGTTGAAACCGTCCCGCTGCGCCGCGCGCATGGTCGGGTTCTGGCCGAAACGGTGACAGCACGGCGCAACCAGCCGCCCTTTGCCGCTTCAGCGATGGACGGCTATGCGGTCAAATCCACCGAAGTCGAAACCGACGCGCTGTTCAAGGTCATCGGCGAATCTGCCGCCGGTCACGGGTTTGACGGCACCGTGGGTGCAGGTCAGGCCGTGCGCATCTTTACCGGCGCTCCCGTGCCGCAAGGCGCTGATTTCGTTGTAATCCAAGAGGACGTGACGCGGCGTGGCACCCTGATCACCCTGAACCACAACCTTGGCACCGCGAACAACATCCGTCCGGCGGGCACCGATTTCACCCATGGCACGCCAATGCCCGCCCCGCGCCGTTTGTCGGCGGGTGATGTGGCGCTGCTGGCTGCTATGAACGTGGCGCAGGTACCCGTCAGCCGCGCACCTGTGGTTGCCCTGATCTCGACCGGTGACGAATTGGTGATGCCCGGAGAGATACCCGACGACGACCAGATTATCGTGTCGAACACTTTTGGCCTTGCTGCCCTGTTGGAAGATCTGGGTGCCGTGCCGCGCATCCTGCCCATCGCCCGCGACACCAAACCGGCGCTGACCCAAGTGCTGGAACTGTCAGCGGGGGCCGATCTGGTGGTGACCATCGGCGGCGCTTCGGTTGGGGATCATGATCTTGTGGGCGAAGTGGCCGCACAGATGGGCATGCAGCAATCGTTTTACAAAGTGGCAATGCGCCCGGGCAAGCCGCTGATGGCGGGGTCGCTGAATGGCACGCCGATGATCGGACTGCCGGGCAACCCCGTGTCCGCAATGGTCTGCGGCACCGTGTTTCTGGCCCCTGTGATCCGTGCGATGCAGGGTTTGCAAGCCGCCCCCGCCCCGCGCCGCCAGATGCCGCTGAGCACACCGCTGGAGGCCAACGGCCCCCGCGAACATTACATGCGTGCCGTGACCGATGCGGCCGGTGTATCCGATGCCGGGCGGCAGGACAGTTCGTTGCTTAGCGTGCTGGCCAACGCCAATGCGCTGATCGTGCGTCCCCCCGATGATCCGGCCCGCGCCGTGGGCGATCTTGTGGATGTAATCGACATCTAA
- the moaC gene encoding cyclic pyranopterin monophosphate synthase MoaC, with amino-acid sequence MVDVTDKAVTDRVAVAACHIKMARETFDIITEGRAKKGDVLGVARLAGIMGAKRTSDLIPLCHPLPITKVALELTPDADLPGVRITATVKTTGQTGVEMEALTAASTAALTVYDMAKAVDKAMEIGGLHVVLKDGGKSGRYEAS; translated from the coding sequence CCGATCGCGTCGCCGTGGCCGCCTGCCACATCAAGATGGCGCGCGAAACCTTTGATATCATTACCGAAGGGCGCGCAAAAAAGGGGGACGTTCTGGGCGTGGCACGGCTGGCGGGCATCATGGGGGCCAAACGCACATCCGATCTGATCCCGCTGTGCCACCCGTTGCCGATCACCAAGGTCGCGCTGGAGCTGACCCCCGACGCCGACCTGCCCGGCGTCCGCATTACGGCCACCGTCAAAACCACCGGCCAGACCGGCGTGGAAATGGAGGCGCTGACCGCAGCCTCGACTGCGGCGCTGACCGTCTATGACATGGCCAAGGCTGTGGACAAGGCGATGGAAATCGGCGGGCTGCATGTGGTTCTGAAAGATGGTGGAAAATCAGGACGGTACGAGGCGTCATGA
- the lexA gene encoding transcriptional repressor LexA, with the protein MLTKKQLDLLGFIHKRVQRDGVPPSFDEMKEALDLRSKSGIHRLITALEERGFIRRLAHRARAIEIVKLPESMGGAPTSGFAPRVIDGDRPDGPAPASALPVEALYATELPVMGRIAAGVPIEAIQQASHSVAVPGQMLTGKGEHYALEVKGDSMIEAGINDGDVVVIRETSVAENGDIVVALIEDQEATLKRYMKRGNTIALEAANPAYETRVFADDRVKIQGKLVGLIRTY; encoded by the coding sequence ATGCTGACCAAAAAGCAACTGGATCTGTTGGGATTCATTCACAAAAGGGTTCAGCGCGACGGTGTGCCACCCAGTTTTGACGAGATGAAAGAGGCACTGGATCTGCGATCAAAATCCGGCATCCACCGGCTGATCACAGCGCTGGAAGAACGCGGATTTATTCGCCGTCTGGCACACCGTGCCCGCGCCATCGAGATTGTTAAGCTGCCCGAAAGCATGGGGGGTGCGCCGACTTCCGGCTTTGCGCCGCGTGTAATTGACGGCGACCGGCCCGATGGCCCTGCACCTGCCTCTGCCCTGCCGGTCGAGGCGCTTTATGCCACCGAACTACCCGTCATGGGCCGCATCGCCGCCGGTGTGCCCATCGAGGCGATCCAGCAGGCATCGCATTCTGTGGCCGTTCCCGGCCAGATGCTGACCGGCAAGGGTGAACACTATGCGCTTGAAGTCAAAGGCGATTCTATGATCGAGGCAGGGATCAACGACGGCGACGTCGTGGTGATCCGCGAAACTTCGGTCGCGGAAAACGGCGATATTGTCGTGGCATTGATCGAAGATCAGGAAGCGACGCTGAAACGCTATATGAAGCGCGGCAACACCATAGCGCTTGAGGCGGCGAACCCTGCTTATGAAACCCGCGTGTTCGCCGACGACCGCGTGAAAATTCAGGGCAAGCTGGTCGGGCTGATCCGCACATATTGA